The proteins below are encoded in one region of Salmo salar chromosome ssa02, Ssal_v3.1, whole genome shotgun sequence:
- the LOC106578622 gene encoding zinc finger protein OZF-like, whose protein sequence is MSSLNYSPHVKEEEVCWTEKEALGLNIVVKEEKEEEDVTVKQEVEGEAVTVKEEEDAFRVKEDEDVTVKEEEVKEEDAVFRVKEEEGEMTVTLEEDEDEEDETGYLGPVSQRHVKASNGSNDEQALINTREILNYRKSSGEPQQPRDAEEAEKSLSRSEHLNKHQQRSTGKRTHCCSDCGKRFTSSSGIIIHQRIHTGEKPYICDQCGKTFGRSENLTVHQRIHTGEKPYSCDQCGKSFGGSRELTVHQRIHTGEKPYSCDQCGKSFTTSSHLTLHQRTHTGEKPYICDQCEKSFGQSGQLTVHQRTHTGEKPYSCDQCGKRYTLSGSLTIHQRTHTGEKPFICGQCGKSFGRSGSLTLHQRTHTGEKLHSCGQCGKSFAASSTLTRHKRTHTGEKPYSCGQCGKSFNTSGNLTIHQRTHTGDKPYSCGQCEKSFGQSSHLTVHQRRHTGEKPYSCTQCGKSFVQSSQLTLHQRTHTGEKSYSCGQCGKSFAACSILTLHQRIHTGEKYFSCGQCGKSFVQSGHLTRHQRTHTGEKAYSCD, encoded by the exons atgagctccctaaactactcgcctcatgttaaagaagaggaggtctgttggacggagaaagaagctctggggctgaacattgtcgtgaaagaggagaaggaagaagaggatgtCACAGTTAAACAAGAAGTAgaaggtgaggctgttacagtgaaagaagaggaagacgcgttcagagtgaaagaggatgaGGATGttactgttaaagaagaggaagtgaaagaggaggatgctgtTTTtagggtgaaagaggaggagggggagatgactgtcacattggaagaaGACGAGGATGAAGAGGATGAAACgggatatctgggcccggtttcccaaaggcatgttaaggcatccaatggttctaacgatgaacaggccctgattaacacta gagagatacttaactatcgtaaatcctctggggagcctcaacaacctcgtgatgctgaagaggcagagaagagtctctccagatcagaacacctcaataaacaccagcagagatccacagggaagagaactcactgctgctctgactgtgggaagagattcacctcatcatcaGGCATTataattcatcagagaatccacacaggagagaaaccttatatctgtgatcaatgtgggaagacttttGGTCGATCTGaaaatctgacagtgcaccagagaatacacacaggagagaaaccttatagctgtgatcaatgtgggaagagttttggtggatctagagagctgacagtgcaccagagaatacacacaggagagaaaccttatagctgtgatcaatgtgggaagagttttactacatctagccatttgacattacaccagagaacacacacaggagagaaaccttatatctgtgatcaatgtgagaagagttttggtcaatctggacagctgacagtgcaccagagaacacacacaggagagaaaccttatagctgtgatcaatgtgggaagagatatactttatctggctctctgactatacaccagagaacacacacaggagagaaaccttttatctgtggtcagtgtgggaagagttttggtcgatctggctctctgactctacaccagagaacacacacaggagagaaattgcatagctgtggtcaatgtgggaagagttttgctgcatctagcactctgactcgacacaagagaacacacacaggagagaaaccttatagctgtggtcaatgtgggaagagttttaataCATCTGGCAatctgactatacaccagagaacacacacaggagataaaccttatagctgtggtcaatgtgagaaaagttttggtcaatctagccatctgacagtgcaccagagaagacacacaggagagaaaccttatagctgtactcaatgtgggaagagttttgttcaatctagccagctcacattacaccagagaacacacacaggagagaaatcttatagctgtggtcaatgtggaaagagttttgctgcatgtagcattctgactctacaccagagaatacacacaggagaaaaatattttagctgtggtcaatgtgggaagagttttgttcaatctggccatctgactcgacaccagagaacacacacaggagagaaagcttATAGCTGTGactag